The Medicago truncatula cultivar Jemalong A17 chromosome 7, MtrunA17r5.0-ANR, whole genome shotgun sequence genome includes the window TTATGTTATTTCATGTGAAGCATTAATTTTCAGTGATTTACCAAGTGCCGGTTACTGTTAGTCATCCAATAGATCACAGTTATTGATTAAAACCCATCGTGTAATGGATATAGTTTGTAATGAAGACAATTGTTAGTGTTTTATTGAATATGAGTAGTTAAGCCAACTCCCGGTGTATAAACTAAGAAGGAATTGCAACCAACTTACAAGCAAAAGACACTTGAGACTGAGTAAATGAAGGAGAACTAGAAGAATAAAGAAGGAAACCAAGAGGAGAAAGTTCAAGGGGAATGAATAAGGGCATTTTAGACtttgaaaaacaactttttctacataaaacTCATCAATAATTTCCTCTTTTAAATCCTTAACAAGCATGACCTGAAGAATAATGATCCTCACATAATCCACACCCTCTCTGATCTCTATTCCTTCTCTTATACACCTCGCCCTTACACATATTTTCAGGAATTGTGACTAACTTGGGTCCTATCTATCCATTCACTACTAATTTAGGGACTCGTTATTTTTGTAGAATATTTTGTAACTTGGTCTTGTAAGGAGGCAACATGGACAACTATCATAAGTGTCTTTGCAAGCAATGAAGCACACAAGCATTTAAACATTATCTCTATGAATGTAGAAAACTAGAAATAACAAAGAAATGGAGCATCACTGACAGACATGGATTAAAGTAAGCATACCTGATGGTAGCCACTAGCCCAATTGTTACCAGCACCACCACCATGATCAGCAACAAAAATATTCTCATGATTGTAGAGATTACGGTAATCACTATTTTGAATTCCATTAATAACCCTTGGTTCCAAGTCAATCAATAAAGCACGGGGTATGTAATGTTGATCATCAGCTTGATAAAAGAAAACATCTTTCCTATCACCTCcctgcagcagcagcagcatgggtaaaatagtaaatatgTACTCTAAAATCATGAAGAAATTgttgagagagagagtgaaCCTGAGTAGCGAAATCTTCGAGGATGCCGTCTTTGCTGATACCATGTTCGAGACAGAGTTGTTTCCAGAATTCCATACCGATCTGGTTCCCGCATTGTCCAACCTGAAGTGTGATTATCTCTCGAGGCATTTTTTAGGGTTTCGGAGGGAACAACCTTTTTGAAATGAATTAAACAAGTAAATTGAAATGGATCAAGTAACTGAAAcgctttttttctttgtttagtAGTGGATGCTTAACTAACACTCACTCTCACTCTCACTCTCACTCGGTAATCATTCATCGCCACCACTCTCTACTTTTCAACCGCCAAATTGCACTctgcttttctttttcttttatcttttttttctttccttatatTATACCTTTTCTCTTTACAAATCAACGTTTTtctgtttaaaatcattttttatttcacttttctttttaatactAGTTTCacctcttttattttcattgttaaaCCGTATTGTATTAGTTctttattttcaaaacattttattttatctctataTTTGCTACTTATATaatttattagtttaatttatatatgttgttgaTGTAAAATCAGTTTACACatgaatatgaaaaatcatGTAGTTTTAAGTACAATAAACAATGTGGTGACACATGATTCAATAAATGTTTTACAAAGGCgatgcatatcatgacatggaTAAAACTTTTGTGCACTccttttaaagaaaataaaaaactttttctttaaGTAAATATATTACAAATTATCCCTACAAACTATATAAGTTCACGGAGACTCAGGAAAAAAAACTTGTACACTGTTATTAGTAGGATGATACTTTCTTCACCTTTTCAAAATCGGTTTTTCTGTACATAGGATAGGAGGTAGAAGACATTTCCTTGGTGCCGATCATCACATAGAATTAAAAATTGAGTCATTATTAATTCTATTTAAAAATGTAgtcataatattatttaatttgttatatGGCACTTTGACAGtttttaaacaacaaaagtaatttgaatgtaaatataaacaattaaaaataaataaatacaaactgAATTTTGATTAGAGCTATTCTTCATTGTATTCGTAGGAAGAAGACAGGATATTTGTCCAAATTAGTAGACATTTCTCAGTTAAAAGAGATATAATAGGCAAGCAAAAAGTTATCCTCCAAGTCTGAGTGACAAATACTTATATTTGTGTATAATGCTAGTATGCTACAAACCCTTCATCCCATTAATACAGCCATAAACAGAGCATAATATAGGGGCATCAAACTGTAAAACAAGTACCCCATTCAAATTAATTATGGTGAAAAAATGTTTAGTTTGTACAGCAACCAACCAGGTAGAAATGTAGGCTACATATGTTGGCTTTACTTCTTGTGCCATAGAGGGCCAATGGGTATTTGGGCAGTACCCCTATCAGTACCAGCAGAGAGAAGTTAAAGACTTTGCCTAAATCCAAGGACATCATCCTAATTGAGTAAACCACATTTTGTGCATTTCATTCAATTAACTATTGGATGGGATGTTCAAATTAGCTATTAGTCATGTAGAGTCAACATGTCCAAATGAAGATGCCCACACTTTAGAAACCACTGAACCATGCAGATTGAAATGATATTCTCAACTCTGCTATCAAACAGATTACTTTAATAGGCCTTCTAGGAAAAACCTGGGAAAAAAAGGGAGTTGAAAAATACCTCTAGAGCCAACAGGAAAATATTGAGAACCAAAACTATCAATGGCTTGCTTACAAGTAAAATAACAGGAACAAAAAAACGTAATAGTTGCAATTTCATTTTATGCAtctaaacatatatataaaatacagTCATCTTCTCAAAACAATATTAACGCAGACAGGTGCAATTTGCATCAGTGACAAATATGTACTTCTAATGAAATAATACCACTATACATGTTTTTAAGACTGTGATGGTAGAATTAGCAGGAAATAACATATAATCGGCTCTCAGAGCTGGAAAAAGCTCAATACCAATATATTCAAACTGAACTGGTGTATATTATTATGTACCCAGAATAAAAACAGCAAATATCCTTTTTATAGGGATATTCCATAAAGAATAATGCATGCAAGATAATGATTCGCTCCCCTTCcccctttctctttctctcgTACTCATTGAGGTTATCTTCGTATGGATCTGTACGGATATGAATAATTATATCGTACCATTAAATCAGAGGACACAGTGACAGGGTCGTGTTTGTACaattatgttatattttatatgatttaaaagGGTGGCCCAATTCATGAGACTCCCACAGTCCTACTACATGGGTTTTTGTAGGGTAAGATGTACATAGCACTACCGTTGGTGTCAAGAAAAACGAGTCGGTTTCCCCTTTACGCCCGGGAACACTACTAGGTCACACGGCAACAATCTTgtttaatcaaaatttacatCAAATAAATACTTTCTAATGCTACACATATCATCTAACTAGAAATGTCAGATGCTATatggtaacttttttttatgtattgataaagtaaaacaatttataattgaaGTAAATGTTCAATTACCAAAGCATAGTATTCAGATGTCAATATACATCATGAACGTGTTCTCCGATCAACAGAAACTTCAATGAGCTTCTCTTCTTCATCTGATTTAACTGTTAATGGCATATCTAAGAGCATATTTGGTGGGGCAAAATACATGTGTAGAGACATCATACAAATAACAATTCCTAAGAATAGCtgcaaagagaaagaaaaaaaaattattaaccaGTTATAGCCTGTCAGCAATGACATGAAAGGTTTCAAACAATCATacaaatattcaatttcaacaaaaatttgAACGAAAAAAGTAATAACATTCGTTAAACATACTGTTATAAGAAATTAGCTAACtacatgaaatgaaaaataagttttaataagaataatcaaatcaagcatTTCACAAAATTTAAGAACGACAGATTCTAAACTACAGCAAACAGCTTTAGTATCCTGTAAAACAACCTcatatgattatatttatatcatCATGTGGTATCTTAAATTCCAAACTACGTGCAGTAAAATGATTTGACCTCAATCTTAGGACAAAAGGGGAGAATATGGAGTAGTATCATACAAATTTTGGCCTTGCTTGGGCTGTAAATTTACCTGCAGTGTAGGTTTGAAGTCGAAGAGAAATGTTGATAGAGTCATTGTCAGCAGCATTGCCATGGATGTAGAATAGACCTAAGGAAAGCAGACACAACTAACGGTTagggagaaaaaagaaaagaaaatacataaatgGGCCTTATACTATGATGTGACGCTTTATTACTAATTTCAGTGTCACATTGCCATGGATGTAGAATAGACCTAAGGAAAGCAGACACAACTAACGGTTagggagaaaaaagaaaagaaaatacataaatgGGCCTTATACTATGATGTGACGCTTTATTACTAATTTCAGTGTCACATTAAAGTTAATTGTTTACCTTTTAGAAAAAGATTATTCAGTGGAAAAGAAATTTCACATAAAGAATTCATCAAATATATGTagtatggaaaaataaaaatggaaaaatgcttgcaagtgttgaaaaaTATACCTTTACAATATTATCGGCATGTTTCATTAACCATGAAACCAAAAGACCGGTGGACCCTAGATTTAATACCACCAACCAAGTAGTAACAGTGTATCCATTGAATATGCGGTGCCACCAGGGCCCATTTTCAAAGCCACCTCTGAAATCATCCACAATAAGCTTTGCCAGAttgaaaattgaaccaaaccTGTAGAAAGAATCCCATTTAATTTGCATACTATTAATAGATAACTATAAACTGTCTGACCATAATCAAATTTGTATACTCTTAGTAGATAACTGCAAACTATCTGACCATAATTAAGCAACGCTTGTCACGTCTTCCCATTTTGTTTTACAGAAATGTGAATTTGGTTTACGGGGAATAAAACACAGATAAGTTAcaactttcaacaaaaaaacggTGCAGAAATATGCGTCAtaattgtcaaataaaaaagctGAAAATATGGGGGGGAGGGGAGTGCATCATGTTTATGTTATGTCACTGGATATTCCATCAATAGTGGAAATTCAACTGTATTAAACATCAAATAAAGCaaccaataaaagaaaaagaaaaaaacacaaccCCTATCATACACAAAAACCAGAAAAAGATTGACGACTAAAAAAGAGTATAGTAATTATAATCCATGTAATTCAAAAGTAGTATATGTTATTCTCCTAAGTCAACATGAAAATAGAACATTCATTTCTTGATGCATGAAATAACCATGTTCACTTGATAGTTGAAGAGGGATAAAATGGATGAGAATTAGcttttgaaataaatagtttaaaagATTATCGCAATGGCAAATGTGTCCACATGGCTATCTAGAGATTTGAGAtgatgaaaaattcaaaaacaaaaacatacgTGTACAACTGTATATTCTGCCAGTATAAGCTGTCATTGTTTTTCTTCATCAAAAACTCTGTATAAATTCCAGCTAATGCTGAGAGACAAGCAGATAGAACTCCTAACATGTAGCCTGGAATTGGTGCTGAGAAAATGGAGTCACAGGAAGCCTCTCCACAGCCCTTGACCTAAAACAATAACCATTATAGATTCCATCTCAATAACATATTGAACCATAGGGATGATTTTCCCAATATACTGACCCAAAAAACAAAAGCTTTGTATAAAACGATAAAGGGAAAATTTTGAACCAATTAAGTCAGTGCAAGAAGATTGAATTCGTGTAATTGTGATGTGGCCATTTAGGGCATCTATTCTTAATTTGTTGTATTTGGGAGCTTAAATCCCATGTAACTTAACATGCAAGTTCATAGCATCTCTCACGTCCAGTTCACATGATTATTTCAAGGAAGTTTCAACTACTAACATGCAAAGATATCAGCAGCTTTGTTGCATTTGAGACGCTTTGGCACTCTGTTTcaattttatgcttatttaaacTAGTATAACCTTTCTAAGACAACAGCGTTCTCAGAGGAAGGCAGGAAGCCAATATTCGGTTGACATTCTTTAAAAACACCTTAATGCAATAATGTACTTCTCAAATTCTCATATTTGAAGCTAAAATGATCTTAGTAAGTTACAATTATCACTCcagaataaataattaatttaaaaacttTTCGACACGGTTAAGTATAGTAAGACTTAATATCACCTCGCCAACATAGTTTCAGTTATAGGAAAGACCAATATCATTAGGAGGAAGAAAGTAAACTGTAGAAGAAGTACAGGAAAGGTGCCTTCCAGAAATCATCTATGCTGTACGAAAATGATACTATCGAATGTGATACTTACATAATGTAATATATTCCGACATATTGTATCAGAACTACACGATCATGTACAGACATTGAATTTTTCAGCTTACGATGCATAGTCAATAAACTAAAGCACAATGCTTAGATATCTTCTTATAAAATAGCCTAAAAGCCAAACAATTAAATTTGTAAGGCTGTAAAAATGTAGTACCTGACTTGTGGTTGTTCCAACAGCCAACAACACAATGGCCATCCACTGCAAGTTCGAAAGCCTCCTCCCCAGAAAAAGCCTATAAATAACCATCTAACATCAGCTCTAACTAATTAAGaaacaaaacacaattcaaTGACTATATGCACGTTTGGATTCGTAGTGAGTTTGCCAGAATCACAGTGAGCCGGCACAATGTTGCCAAGAACTGCACTCAGTAGTCTTTGCAAAATAACGGTTGCTCGCTGTGATTCCAGCAACCAAATATGCAGTTGATCAtgaaatttgatgaaaaaacaaTGCACCTGAATAATATTCCGGTAGTAACAATCTTCAAATTACCCATAATCTGATAAGTGGAAGTGTCGACAAAAGTGAGAGTAGCAAACTGAACATTATTATGAATGAGATATATAACAGAAGGAATTGGATACAAAGACACTGTTTTCCACTCCGTTGTCATCTTTGGCAATGGTGACTTTTGACATTCCTTCCAAAGTAACAAACTTGACACAGCaagctaacaaaaaaaaaaaaaaaaatcaattatgaaatGAGTAAAATCAAAAGTAACTAGTTTGCTACAAAATGAAGGTGTTATTATACCTTGAAAACTTCGGCGAGAAATGGAACAGTTGCATAATCATATTTATAGGATCCGTTGGTTTGTGATAGGGTTGTTAATATTCCCTGTAATGTGAAATTGTcgaaatgaaattaatattgagTAATTGAGTActgaaaatgatgaaattagggtttggagTGACCTGAGAACTAGTGAGAACGGTGAGAAGCGTAGCGACCAAATACCActgcatcttcttcttcttcttcttcttcagatcCGGACACACTCGCCCAGTAAGGAAGACGAGTCTAAACGCACCGTTTTGCTGCCAACTTGGATGTACAAATTGTTTAAACTTTTGCCAGgtgtttctcttttttcttttttaggaatacaaaatataaatatttttttttagaaaacaaaatataaatatgttatttattaaCAAACATTAACTTTCaatctttaaaataataaattggtACAATTTCTTAGAtaaaattttcactttaaattctttaacatgtgtcttaaggcacaaattaacattttccttataaTTTTTAGATGTAAATATATAATAGTGTTAAGAAAATAGTAAGTGGAtttatgatattgtttaagcatccaaaaatagtaataaaaaaaaaattatactgaaaattactctctccgtttcaaaatataagcaaaattcaatttttaggttcattcatttaatgatgtatatggaaattcaatttttaggttcattcatttaatgatgtatatggaaaccatatacatcattaaatgaatgaacctaaaaattgaattttgcttatattttaaaacggatggagtatgcAATTATGATATCTAAGATATTTACATGTgtgacttatattttcaagacgaAATTTCTTTTTGTGGGTTCTTTAAACAATGGTCTGGTTAGCAAAACCTCGTGGTGTAAGTGTCTTGTGCATAAGTTAATGTTTGAGGTATAGTTTTGCGTGTTCTTATTGGAATAAGTTTCTTGAAAAAATGTAAAAGTAATTCTTATCTGTGAttgattatggagaaaatagaaagaagaataaattaaatgcagtttg containing:
- the LOC11431341 gene encoding CMP-sialic acid transporter 1, with protein sequence MQWYLVATLLTVLTSSQGILTTLSQTNGSYKYDYATVPFLAEVFKLAVSSLLLWKECQKSPLPKMTTEWKTVSLYPIPSVIYLIHNNVQFATLTFVDTSTYQIMGNLKIVTTGILFRLFLGRRLSNLQWMAIVLLAVGTTTSQVKGCGEASCDSIFSAPIPGYMLGVLSACLSALAGIYTEFLMKKNNDSLYWQNIQLYTFGSIFNLAKLIVDDFRGGFENGPWWHRIFNGYTVTTWLVVLNLGSTGLLVSWLMKHADNIVKVYSTSMAMLLTMTLSTFLFDFKPTLQLFLGIVICMMSLHMYFAPPNMLLDMPLTVKSDEEEKLIEVSVDRRTRS